A stretch of the Lolium perenne isolate Kyuss_39 chromosome 3, Kyuss_2.0, whole genome shotgun sequence genome encodes the following:
- the LOC127345345 gene encoding leucine-rich repeat receptor protein kinase MSP1, whose translation MNRIAMGSQSFCLLILLLVIPSCVLSESSDISTLYTLRHSIAEEKGFLRSWFDLEIPPCNWSGITCSGHNVVAIDLSFVPLYVPFPSCIGAFELLVGLNFSGCGFTGELPDVLGNLQHLQYLDLSNNQLTGPLPASLYNLKMLKEMVLDGNQLSGQLSPAIGQLQDITKLSMSMNSISGGLPTELGSLQYLEFLDLQNNRLNGSIPEAFCNLSRLLHLDLSQNNLCGSIFSGISSLINLLTLDLSSNSFVGPIPREIGQLENLKLLILGQNGFTGTIPEEIGNLKWLEVLQLSVCKFTGTIPWSIGGLVSLKELDISENNFDAELPPPIGRLGNLTQLIAKGAGLKGSIPKELSNCKKITLINLSFNELTGSIPEQLAELDAIVAFSVEKNKLSGNIPGCIRNWTNARSISLGQNFFTGPLPLLPLPHLLSFSAESNLLSGSVPAKLCEDNSLHSLILHDNNLTGSIEETFKGCKNLTELNLQGNRLHGEIPGYLAELPLVTLELSLNNLTGMLSESLWESSTLLQISISNNQITGQIPHSIGRLSSLERLQIDNNYLQGPIPPSVGALRNLTILSLHGNGLSGNIPVELFNCRNLATLDLSSNNLSGHIPRAISNLIMLNSLSLSYNHLSGAIPAEICVGFENEVHPDSEFVQHKGLLDLSYNRLIGQIPTEIKKCSMLKVLNLQGNLLNGTIPSELGQLTNLTIINLSFNGLIGPMLPWSAPLVQLQGLMLSNNHLDGTIPAEIGQVLPQVSMIDLSGNLLTGNIPPSMMCNKNLNRLDVSNNNLSGKIIFSCPRDIESSSELVFFNLSSNHFSGTLDESISNYTHLSSIDIHNNSLTGSLPPALSDLSLLNYLDLSSNDFYGSIPCGICSIYGLTFANFSGNHISTYRSADCAAGGVCSTNGIDNKVAHPSHRARRLLIICSLSLAVVIMLVLLVVYLRKKPLRSRSIVFVSASKANATIEPTSCDELLGRKSREPLSINLATFQHSLLRVTTEDILKATKNFSKEHIIGDGGFGTVYRAALPEGRRVAIKRLHGQFQGDREFLAEMETIGKVNHPNLVPLLGYCVCGEERFLIYEYMENGSLEMWLRNRADAVEALGWPDRLKICLGSARGLAFLHEGFVPHIIHRDMKSSNILLDENFEPRVSDFGLARIISACETHVSTLLAGTFGYIPPEYGMTMKSSMKGDVYSFGVVMLELLTGRPPTGQEDVEGGGNLVGWVRWMMARGKRNELFDPCLPISGVWREQMVRVLAIALDCTAEEPWKRPIMQDVVKGLKMAQTMECGPLVVMVSRGT comes from the coding sequence ATGAACAGAATAGCAATGGGATCTCAAAGTTTCTGTCTTCTCATTCTTCTTCTAGTCATCCCCAGCTGTGTCTTGTCGGAATCAAGTGATATAAGTACTTTGTACACTCTGCGGCACTCAATTGCTGAAGAAAAAGGTTTCCTTCGCAGCTGGTTTGATTTAGAAATTCCCCCATGCAACTGGTCAGGTATAACTTGTTCGGGACATAATGTTGTGGCCATAGACTTGTCCTTCGTGCCACTCTATGTTCCATTTCCCTCATGCATCGGGGCATTCGAGTTACTTGTTGGGCTCAACTTCAGTGGATGTGGGTTTACCGGTGAGCTTCCAGATGTCTTGGGGAATTTGCAGCATCTTCAGTACCTAGATTTGAGCAATAACCAACTTACTGGGCCCCTGCCTGCATCTTTATATAATTTGAAGATGCTGAAGGAAATGGTGCTTGACGGAAACCAACTATCTGGACAACTGAGCCCTGCAATTGGTCAGCTGCAGGACATCACTAAGCTGTCTATGTCTATGAATTCCATCTCTGGTGGTCTTCCTACAGAGCTGGGAAGTCTACAGTACCTTGAGTTCCTGGACCTTCAGAATAACAGACTGAATGGGTCGATACCAGAAGCATTTTGTAATCTGTCTCGGCTTTTGCATCTGGATCTAAGTCAGAATAACCTCTGTGGATCAATATTTTCTGGAATAAGCTCGTTGATAAACCTTTTGACACTCGATCTGTCCTCAAACAGCTTTGTGGGGCCAATACCTAGGGAAATTGGTCAACTAGAAAATCTGAAACTGCTTATTTTGGGACAAAATGGTTTCACAGGAACCATTCCAGAAGAGATTGGCAACCTGAAGTGGCTTGAAGTACTTCAACTCTCTGTTTGCAAGTTCACAGGTACCATTCCTTGGTCGATCGGCGGTCTTGTAAGCCTGAAGGAACTGGATATATCAGAGAATAACTTCGATGCTGAACTCCCACCACCTATCGGTCGGCTTGGAAATCTGACACAGCTGATTGCAAAGGGTGCAGGCCTCAAGGGGAGCATACCGAAGGAACTAAGTAACTGCAAGAAGATTACCCTCATTAATCTATCGTTCAATGAGCTCACTGGCTCTATCCCCGAACAACTTGCAGAGTTGGATGCTATTGTGGCCTTTTCCGTGGAAAAGAACAAACTATCTGGCAATATTCCAGGCTGTATAAGGAACTGGACAAATGCAAGATCAATATCGTTGGGGCAAAACTTTTTCACTGGACCTTTGCCATTGCTGCCATTACCGCATCTGCTTAGTTTCTCTGCTGAATCCAACCTTCTCTCAGGTTCTGTCCCTGCCAAGTTATGTGAAGACAACTCCCTACATTCACTCATACTGCATGATAATAATCTTACTGGGAGTATTGAGGAGACTTTTAAAGGATGCAAAAATCTCACTGAGCTGAACTTGCAAGGCAACCGTCTTCATGGTGAGATACCAGGGTATCTGGCTGAGCTCCCTTTAGTTACTCTGGAATTGTCCCTGAATAACTTAACGGGAATGTTGTCTGAATCGCTGTGGGAGTCATCAACACTTTTGCAGATATCTATCAGCAATAATCAGATTACAGGCCAGATCCCCCATAGCATTGGGAGGCTGTCCAGCTTGGAGAGGTTGCAGATAGACAATAACTATTTGCAAGGACCCATCCCTCCATCTGTTGGCGCTCTACGGAATCTCACAATTTTGTCGCTGCATGGCAATGGGTTATCTGGGAACATACCAGTAGAGCTCTTCAACTGCCGAAACCTTGCCACGCTGGACCTGAGCTCTAATAATCTGTCTGGGCACATCCCAAGGGCCATATCTAACCTGATAATGCTCAATAGCTTGAGTTTGTCTTATAACCACCTCTCTGGTGCTATTCCTGCTGAGATATGTGTGGGATTTGAGAATGAGGTTCACCCTGACTCGGAGTTTGTTCAGCATAAAGGTCTTCTTGATCTGTCATACAACCGCTTGATTGGTCAGATTCCAACAGAAATAAAAAAGTGTTCTATGCTCAAGGTGCTAAATCTGCAAGGCAATTTACTGAATGGCACCATTCCTTCAGAGCTTGGTCAGTTGACGAATCTTACAATCATCAATCTGTCTTTTAATGGACTGATCGGACCGATGCTTCCTTGGTCTGCACCATTGGTACAACTCCAAGGCCTTATGCTATCAAATAACCACCTAGATGGCACCATTCCTGCTGAGATAGGCCAAGTTCTTCCCCAAGTTTCTATGATAGACTTGTCCGGTAATCTACTTACTGGAAATATACCCCCGTCTATGATGTGCAACAAAAACCTAAACCGCCTGGATGTCAGTAACAACAATCTCTCTGGAAAAATTATATTCTCTTGTCCCAGGGACATAGAATCCTCGAGCGAACTGGTTTTCTTCAATTTAAGCAGTAACCATTTCTCAGGGACCCTAGATGAGTCTATCTCGAACTACACACATCTGTCTTCTATTGATATCCACAACAACAGCCTCACTGGAAGCTTACCACCAGCACTCTCTGATCTCAGCCTTTTGAACTATCTTGACCTCTCAAGCAATGATTTCTACGGTTCCATCCCTTGCGGTATCTGCAGTATATATGGCCTCACATTTGCCAACTTCTCTGGTAACCACATCAGCACATACAGGTCAGCAGATTGTGCAGCTGGAGGTGTTTGTTCCACTAATGGCATTGATAATAAGGTGGCTCATCCATCTCATCGAGCTCGAAGATTATTGATCATTTGTTCCCTGTCACTTGCTGTCGTCATCATGTTAGTTCTTCTGGTAGTTTATCTGagaaagaaaccactaaggagcaGATCAATAGTTTTTGTATCTGCCAGTAAGGCCAATGCTACCATTGAGCCAACCTCATGCGATGAACTCCTAGGAAGGAAGTCACGGGAACCTCTGAGTATCAATCTCGCAACATTTCAGCATTCACTGCTAAGGGTCACCACAGAGGATATACTGAAAGCCACAAAGAATTTCAGTAAAGAGCACATCATAGGCGATGGTGGCTTTGGCACTGTGTACAGGGCAGCACTCCCTGAAGGCAGGAGAGTTGCGATCAAGAGGCTTCATGGTCAGTTCCAAGGTGATCGCGAATTCCTAGCTGAGATGGAAACCATTGGAAAGGTGAACCATCCAAACCTTGTTCCCCTACTTGGCTACTGTGTTTGTGGCGAAGAACGGTTCCTGATCTATGAGTACATGGAGAATGGGAGCCTTGAGATGTGGCTGAGGAACCGAGCAGATGCAGTTGAAGCACTTGGATGGCCAGATCGTCTCAAGATCTGCCTCGGTTCTGCCCGTGGGCTTGCTTTCCTCCATGAAGGATTTGTGCCCCATATCATCCACCGGGACATGAAATCAAGCAACATTCTGTTGGATGAGAACTTCGAGCCGCGGGTCTCCGACTTTGGCCTCGCAAGGATAATCAGCGCATGCGAGACCCATGTCAGCACTCTCCTTGCTGGTACATTTGGATACATCCCCCCAGAGTACGGCATGACAATGAAGTCCAGCATGAAAGGCGACGTGTACAGCTTCGGTGTTGTCATGCTGGAGCTGCTCACAGGACGTCCACCCACAGGGCAAGAAGATGTTGAAGGAGGTGGAAACCTTGTCGGATGGGTAAGATGGATGATGGCACGTGGCAAGAGGAACGAGCTGTTTGATCCCTGCCTACCTATCTCAGGCGTATGGCGGGAGCAGATGGTGCGTGTCCTCGCCATTGCCCTGGACTGCACCGCTGAGGAGCCGTGGAAGAGGCCGATCATGCAAGATGTGGTGAAAGGACTCAAGATGGCCCAGACAATGGAGTGCGGACCTCTGGTAGTGATGGTTTCCAGGGGCACATAG